taaccATACATGAAAAggcaaaaaaattaaaaaataatttaggaAAAGtatttatcaaaataattaaattattttattataattatgcggcatttattgtaatattattagatTATTAAGTATGATCtcatgaataaaaaaaacaagccACTTAATTAGAACAGTTACTAATGTCTtagaatgaaatatataaaataagaagtAAACCATATAGATGAAAATTAAGGTAAGAAatcctttaaaaatatataaaatataatttttttttttttttgttcatagagaattttagtattaaatatttatttattcttttatgttagctttattaagaaaacataatcttatacgtatttatattttattacaaataagttataaatgtatgaacAAAGTAAagcattatatttatagagtaaaatggaaatacatatgtataaaataaataacaatagcaaaaaataaaaaaacgaataaataataataaataaaataattaatttcttCTATTCTATGCGTATCTTACAAGGAGAAGTAATTTCATTtaaccatatatatatgaataatattaattccTACTTAGCTTTGAAGagcaatatatttattaaacacGATTATAGCCATAACCTtaaattacaatattttatacgtatgaatatataaaattctggattttaaaggaatatatacataaacattctaaaatattatttaatgttttCATAATTCATTGTTATAATTAGTTATATTTTAGTTCATTTATCATtagaggaaaaaatattagaaataataaaaaatacttatatattttttaacgtaATAATGATGTTTTTAGACACTATTTTTGGATCtattaaacatttaaaaCAAACATAGTAGTTTcctaaaataattaatatattgtatggaggtaatattaatacttttttagtaaaataagaaataatatttttattaaactgCATAGATAAATGCATTATTAGCCttctttttaatgaaattaatatatatttcggTTTCTTAAAAAgtcttattaaaaataattctttttatttttacttttgcatataaatatgctGATGTGtagtaaaattttcattatgaGTTCCGAGATAttcaataataaatgaaatctTGAGTTATAACTTAGTGAGTTGATTAATGAAGTTGAagaaattttcatttataatgGACGCCTTAACAAATAATGaaactataataataataaatatactataagtaatattattGTGTTATTAAAAACTATTTGctctctattttttatttaaacttctttttatattactcttttatttatatttttttaattttggtTATATGCGTTCCTTTAATGATGATAATGCAATTCTGTAGTATTATTGTACTATCCGCAATACTATACATAAATAGTTTTAAAGGAATAATTACTTCAACGAAAAGAATatttagtatttttattatataaccaTCATTAGACATATACAAATGTTTATAATTGCAAAAATGCTTACAGGCCCATAAATCAgtatgcatataattttcaacttgttatattaataatattatttactacTAAAAATagtgtaataataatgaatcgttacatatatatattaaagattTACTATGCTACGATCCttcttttttactatttccTATTATACTTCTTAAACATTAAAGTTATTTTATCttcaattaaaaatgttaaaataacaaaaactatacaatcatattttattctatagAATAAATTCAGTTAAAATTTACATTGAgaaatttgtaaataaatgtaaatatcaataagaaaaaaacataatacgtgtcatttataaataagttgtcattatttatgcatgaaaatttatatatgtatgatatTAATCATTTCATGTACTGTGTACTTTGTAAAATTGAAGGGAAACTATGGAAATAGATGaagtatttttcatttattttcattttttatagatataataatttattctcctttattttaatactatttttttattaaaaaaaatgattaaattTATTCTGTATAAGTATTTATGGGTTTACGCAATcgatattatttattaaatatttaagacGAAATATTACAAGATTTATCCAGGAAAAaggtataaaataaattaaataatccAGAAATTAATTTAGTTAATAAAAGTTTTTGTAAAGAATcgaattatgaaaaatgaattgACAAAAATGCTAGTTTTAATCTTTGTAAAAAGGTTGaagtttaaaatatatatccaaaattggaaaattaatatatttttctaatctGAGTAAATCAGAAGACTGTTATAACCGTTGTTCACATTATAAAAACTAGGTATAGGAAGAAATATGGAAATTGtttaaaacatatttgtCACATACTAATATTTGTAACATAGTTACAGCTTTTAGTAATTTGCAGACATCTATTATAACGAATCAGGAATTTTATAGTTATTATGATTTTGGTCATAATATCAAAGAGGAGctgaattataaaatgaagGAGAAACGTTTGAATCATTATTTTAGAAATCATAATTGCTTTAAATGTAAGTATGGGATTATGTTAGAATTGATAAACATAAACAATAACTTAAGTCTATCTGTAATCTATTTAAAAGAGAGAAGATTGAATATTGCTGACATAAAATGTCGAAGTgtctaaattattttttggaaTGTGATTATAAGTTTgatcaaaataaaatcttATCTGGATTAGGATCTAAAAACAGTGGAAATTGTAATGGATTACAAAGAATTGTTACAGCTGAAATCAGTGGAAAAATCAGGAACCAAACCTTTAGATCCTGAATTATTGAAAACGTTTTATGTAACATAAGGCAATACATTTGACGATGACAAGAGGTTACGTTGTATTTTTGCAGCATTCTCTGTGAGAACCCGTAGTAATGGTACTGGAATTAAAACTAATGGACAAGGGAAAGTTAGGAATCCTTAGGGAATTCCAGTTGCAGTATTCACAACAGTTTCACCAGGATCTTAATTGACAACGAAAACAGCTTCATCGAGAGAAATGGAAGCAACACTACGAGCAGATTCAACAGAAGGAAATCAGACGAAAATTCTTAGAGCTCACTAAGTAGAACTTCAAACTGCAACAAATCAGAACAAAGTGAATTATATCATTCCCAAGGAAGTagctaaaatattttcttattacaaaggaataaatgaaaaagttaAATGGAAATTTAGGTATGAAAATAGCAACCTGATCCAAAGTAACAGGAGAATGATAACTTTcgtattttcaaataatttaaattcttGTATAAAACAGGTATtgctagaaaaaaaaaagggatcAACTGTAAACCAAATTATACATGAAGTATCATGATACTCCGAAGCATTAaaagtatttaaaaatgtaaaagagaaaaagaaaatgaaagaaCAAGAGCGCAAAAATCAGCAACATTTAGAGTATCAGGAAGTAGATCTTTAGAAACAGTAATCGATACTGTATCTAAATAAGCTATGATTACTAGAATGggaatttcatatataaaagcaTTTCTTAGAATTATGAATACTTCTCGTAATACTGTTGATACAAAATCTAGTATATTAAACAATATGGTTTTCCgtgtttttcttttgttttcctATATAAATGGAGAAATTTTggtttttttcctttttagaAAAGTAAAtactaaattatattttgttttatgaatatattataagttTCTACTTATAATATATCTCTTTTAgaattatgtatttgtaaaataattatattatatttgtgtTTTGCTTacttaaattaaatatttttaataagcaCATATCATAATTTCAaactaaatatatacattattttaccCTCTAAATTTacgtaaataaaatatatatattgatatttatttaaatattaaaacaaaagatTTATGCAtaagaagaaatattttctatttttaaaaacaattgttcatatatataaacaatattttaCTAAGATTTGTATGgctattaaataattaaaagaaaacagAATAATCTCTTTGTTAAATCTACGAGTATAATGGCCAATTTATATGACACTgatacaattatataatggatttaaaaatgaaaatttataggAATGtcatttgtacatataatgtAGGATTTCGTTAGAAGCGACTTgttagtaatatataatatattctttaaaatttttatgattatTCTATACAACATTATTAGAgctttattaatataaagctaaagtttaattaataaatagttgaatgttatatatatttttttagtttttaaaattagtaaatatTCTAATTCAATACATAGATAGATAAAGTGTTAttgctttttatatataatctcAACTCTGATTacaattactttttatttgattgaaatattttaaaagttatGTCTACTATGGGAGAGgaagtatttttaaattcttacttattgataaaaaagagttatgatcattttaatatatgactgttatatttttcttgaagctaaataattattttttcttgagcagaaaaaattatcataatagAGAATAAATTGTAACTTTTTGTTATCTATTAGTTCTATTtcacatattatttttatttatacagtgaattgtataaaaaagatatatatttgaaaatcaaattgtatttttttaatttattttaaagtttttatttttaaaaaatatttttaaatatattttataacaatatttaaaatCCCCGTGTAGTGCATTTGTATCTGGTAGGTAAATAGTCTCACATTttcaaatgtatattatatattatagtaacTTATCTATTTATACATGAGTATGATTTTTAAAGAAGTGAAATTTaaagataattttaaattatgttatggtaatttaatataataatattcataacTTCTCGTaagataattatataattgaaattttttatataaagttaattatcctttttttatctaatttTTGTATTCGCGATggaattaaagaaaaaactatttatcatgttcattaaaatatttttatatacgttaatattaatttaagtaatttaatattatttatgataatatttaatgtGAACGTGTTAGAATATCGTgcaataaaatttaaaatgccttttttattatagttaTAAATCAATGAAACTAACTAATAGGAATAATGCActcttatattattaaagaaGGTGCATTAAAATAATCCATAGaaattgtatattaatttataatgtttGTTAAAACTCAAAttaacttatttatatatacttcttATACTATtaggaaaatattttgaaggttttatattcatatgaaaaatataatgaatacaACATTGTTTCAGTGATAAGGttgttaataaatattatggtGAAATGGTTGTATTTGAAACAAATGGATACATGAGAAAACAATGTAAAAAGATTGCAAGAAATTATTAGGATATCattaaaacaaagaaaaaagaaaaaattgcatAAATGTTCTAGTGTATGCTTGAATTAGTGgttatatgataaaatattataagtttttaaaaataaataacacaaaaattttgtgtaataaattgataatgaatttaaaaaaataccaaattattattgttttgaACTATAATAATGTCTTTGTTCGTTTGATAttgattattttaatttagaTTATTGGTTGGAagtgaaatatttatatgattatttaaaattatatgatactattgaaaataaatagaattcTGAAATTGTTCATTgcgaaaaaattaaaaaataacttaattatattaatgaaatgtttaaaaatcATATAAACCAAGAGAactactgttattattgGAGAGAgtgtgaaaaatattttgattgTGATAGTAAGTATAGTCCAAGGAAATTATTATCTAAGTAATAACTGCAATTAATCACACTATTACTCagaaaatattgaaaataagaGCACTGAACAATCCTCTGAATTATTAGGATCCAATATCAGAAATTATGAGtgcatttaatttttttaagtataagCAACTGCATGATAAGGGATATGCGTTATGTAATTTAACTCCAATaattaagtaatataaaaaggtaAATCCAGGTTACAGAAGCCaagaaacaaataataatggaaagtttttatttgttGGTGTAATTTCagaaaaatgagaaattTCAGATATGAATTGTTTAGATGATGAGGATTATTCAGATGCAGCAATTCATaaatttcttaataaattGGGAAATGAAGATCTTAGTAATATgtttaaagaaaaaggacCTTGTTCGAAATTCACATTACGAGAAGGCAGTGATCATTACAAAGAGACAGATTAATGCTGTGAAAAAATACTTGGACTAAAGAAAGAAATGCCTATGGAGATagaaagaattaaaattaaaagaaataaagaaaccGAAAAATTTAGTTATTTAGTAACAGTTaataaagtattatataGTATAAATTCTCTTTCTTCTGGTAATTTAGGAAGCTCACAGAGTATAACTAAACCAGTtgtaatacataatatacaggaaaaataattaaatctGTTGATAATTCCATAAAAACAGATAATATAACTTAATCGGttcttatattaatttatttgctAGTTTCCTTAGGTTTTGGAATAAGTTTTccgtttttccttttttataatgtataaaaaatcgattttaatatataaattatttatgttattataatttatttacaaaaataaattataaatataaaataaatatacatgttatattcttttctaatatatattagttttCTCACTTGTATAATAGTTAGGTATAACACTGCTaaggaaaggaaaaaataaggataGGAATCATACTACAATTATGCACGAATTATAAGGGAATATTTTACAATCTTATCAGATGCATTTGAAAAGAAGGCGATATTGTTATTCTTATCATCTTCAATGAAATATTCCCAGACAGCTACATATATAATGTCAAGTGATTTAGAAATAATGTACTAAGACAATAGATTATGTTTgccatatatatttctatataatacgaactagataaaaaattaaaaaggcgataactttaaatataataaattttgttttgaaCATTTACATctatataaacttttttgtacatttttatataatatattaatttgaatgttttatttattattatacagtTTTTATGGAATAAcataatttcctttttgtttaattatttattatattttttatttttcgttatAAGAAActttgaaaaataaactaGTATCaaactaatatatttaataatgagttatctttaatatttaataacttctgattattatattatttcagaatatatatcaatataaggttaattaatttaagttttttgtattgtattaatatagTAGACTAGAAGTTTATGGTTTATAATTTACTATTCTGGTGTAGTGTTCATTTTATGGAACTCAAGTGGTAAACATTCattagaataatatttatttatagtaaCTCTAAGTAGaagttatttattatttagtactacaataatgtataaataagtGAAAGGATATTAACacttgttattttattaatggtattacataattcttgattttattctattgtataaaaattacttaaatttatatggtaaaataaaatgatagaaaaaaaagatatttatttttattttaaaccGAATAATACAAATACCTTACTGAATTAAAGTTATAAGTAtctttatacatattatacaagtgtgacctttttttttttattttttaaatgtttgttataaatatatataattataaaaaagtgaattagaagaatttaaaaaattttcatttcaGTAATTATACGAATTAaaattaactaaaaattttaattctcatatgttatgttaaaaaaataaagaagcaGTCATATtgcattaaaatatacatgttaACATAATGTggatattttattattaataaggtttcttaaatataatatacatttcataataatttatatcattgCATAGTAACATATGAATTTGTTTTAACTAA
The sequence above is drawn from the Plasmodium malariae genome assembly, chromosome: 5 genome and encodes:
- the PmUG01_05042300 gene encoding uncharacterized protein, which codes for MFKNHINQENYCYYWRECEKYFDCDNMNCLDDEDYSDAAIHKFLNKLGNEDLSNMFKEKGPCSKFTLREGSDHYKETD